Proteins encoded together in one Cervus canadensis isolate Bull #8, Minnesota chromosome 7, ASM1932006v1, whole genome shotgun sequence window:
- the UBE2G2 gene encoding ubiquitin-conjugating enzyme E2 G2 isoform X1 — protein MAGTALKRLMAEYKQLTLNPPEGIVAGPMNEENFFEWEALIMGPEDTCFEFGVFPAILSFPLDYPLSPPKMRFTCEMFHPNIYPDGRVCISILHAPGDDPMGYESSAERWSPVQSVEKILLSVSPTTRVVPTWTPPRCGGTTGSSSTRSPSRLCRSRWGSELPAPVHSRAQTHHRRSAGFPLGHSVTGTLCAGTKKGELAEPQHLCFLYLPHPRRASLLKCRLL, from the exons ATGGCGGGGACGGCGCTCAAGAGGCTGATGGCCGAGTACAAAC AATTAACTCTGAATCCTCCAGAAGGAATTGTGGCAG GCCCCATGAATGAAGAGAATTTTTTTGAATGGGAAGCATTGATCAT GGGCCCAGAAGACACCTGTTTTGAGTTTGGGGTGTTTCCTGCCATCCTGAGTTTCCCACTTGATTACCCGTTAAGTCCCCCAAAGATGAGATTTACCTGTGAGATGTTTCACCCCAACA TCTACCCGGACGGCAGAGTCTGCATTTCCATCCTGCACGCTCCTGGcgacgaccccatgggctacgaGAGCAGTGCCGAGCGCTGGAGCCCCGTGCAGAGCGTGGAGAAGATCCTCCTGTCGGTG AGCCCAACGACGAGAGTGGTGCCAACGTGGACGCCTCCAAGATGTGGCGGGACGACCGGGAGCAGTTCTACAAGGTCGCCAAGCAGATTGTGCAGAAGTCGCTGGGGCTCTGAGCTTCCCGCGCCCGTGCACAGCCGCGCACAGACGCACCACAGGCGGTCTGCGGGGTTTCCTCTGGGACACTCAGTGACCGGGACACTCTGTGCTGGTACCAAAAAAGGCGAGCTTGCAGAACCACAGCATCTGTGTTTTTTGTACCTTCCCCACCCCAGGCGGGCTTCTCTTCTGAAATGCAGGCTTCTGTAG
- the UBE2G2 gene encoding ubiquitin-conjugating enzyme E2 G2 isoform X2: protein MNEENFFEWEALIMGPEDTCFEFGVFPAILSFPLDYPLSPPKMRFTCEMFHPNIYPDGRVCISILHAPGDDPMGYESSAERWSPVQSVEKILLSVSPTTRVVPTWTPPRCGGTTGSSSTRSPSRLCRSRWGSELPAPVHSRAQTHHRRSAGFPLGHSVTGTLCAGTKKGELAEPQHLCFLYLPHPRRASLLKCRLL from the exons ATGAATGAAGAGAATTTTTTTGAATGGGAAGCATTGATCAT GGGCCCAGAAGACACCTGTTTTGAGTTTGGGGTGTTTCCTGCCATCCTGAGTTTCCCACTTGATTACCCGTTAAGTCCCCCAAAGATGAGATTTACCTGTGAGATGTTTCACCCCAACA TCTACCCGGACGGCAGAGTCTGCATTTCCATCCTGCACGCTCCTGGcgacgaccccatgggctacgaGAGCAGTGCCGAGCGCTGGAGCCCCGTGCAGAGCGTGGAGAAGATCCTCCTGTCGGTG AGCCCAACGACGAGAGTGGTGCCAACGTGGACGCCTCCAAGATGTGGCGGGACGACCGGGAGCAGTTCTACAAGGTCGCCAAGCAGATTGTGCAGAAGTCGCTGGGGCTCTGAGCTTCCCGCGCCCGTGCACAGCCGCGCACAGACGCACCACAGGCGGTCTGCGGGGTTTCCTCTGGGACACTCAGTGACCGGGACACTCTGTGCTGGTACCAAAAAAGGCGAGCTTGCAGAACCACAGCATCTGTGTTTTTTGTACCTTCCCCACCCCAGGCGGGCTTCTCTTCTGAAATGCAGGCTTCTGTAG
- the UBE2G2 gene encoding ubiquitin-conjugating enzyme E2 G2 isoform X4 yields the protein MRFTCEMFHPNIYPDGRVCISILHAPGDDPMGYESSAERWSPVQSVEKILLSVSPTTRVVPTWTPPRCGGTTGSSSTRSPSRLCRSRWGSELPAPVHSRAQTHHRRSAGFPLGHSVTGTLCAGTKKGELAEPQHLCFLYLPHPRRASLLKCRLL from the exons ATGAGATTTACCTGTGAGATGTTTCACCCCAACA TCTACCCGGACGGCAGAGTCTGCATTTCCATCCTGCACGCTCCTGGcgacgaccccatgggctacgaGAGCAGTGCCGAGCGCTGGAGCCCCGTGCAGAGCGTGGAGAAGATCCTCCTGTCGGTG AGCCCAACGACGAGAGTGGTGCCAACGTGGACGCCTCCAAGATGTGGCGGGACGACCGGGAGCAGTTCTACAAGGTCGCCAAGCAGATTGTGCAGAAGTCGCTGGGGCTCTGAGCTTCCCGCGCCCGTGCACAGCCGCGCACAGACGCACCACAGGCGGTCTGCGGGGTTTCCTCTGGGACACTCAGTGACCGGGACACTCTGTGCTGGTACCAAAAAAGGCGAGCTTGCAGAACCACAGCATCTGTGTTTTTTGTACCTTCCCCACCCCAGGCGGGCTTCTCTTCTGAAATGCAGGCTTCTGTAG
- the UBE2G2 gene encoding ubiquitin-conjugating enzyme E2 G2 isoform X3, whose product MAGTALKRLMAEYKQLTLNPPEGIVAGPMNEENFFEWEALIMGPEDTCFEFGVFPAILSFPLDYPLSPPKMRFTCEMFHPNIYPDGRVCISILHAPGDDPMGYESSAERWSPVQSVEKILLSVVSMLAEPNDESGANVDASKMWRDDREQFYKVAKQIVQKSLGL is encoded by the exons ATGGCGGGGACGGCGCTCAAGAGGCTGATGGCCGAGTACAAAC AATTAACTCTGAATCCTCCAGAAGGAATTGTGGCAG GCCCCATGAATGAAGAGAATTTTTTTGAATGGGAAGCATTGATCAT GGGCCCAGAAGACACCTGTTTTGAGTTTGGGGTGTTTCCTGCCATCCTGAGTTTCCCACTTGATTACCCGTTAAGTCCCCCAAAGATGAGATTTACCTGTGAGATGTTTCACCCCAACA TCTACCCGGACGGCAGAGTCTGCATTTCCATCCTGCACGCTCCTGGcgacgaccccatgggctacgaGAGCAGTGCCGAGCGCTGGAGCCCCGTGCAGAGCGTGGAGAAGATCCTCCTGTCGGTGGTGAGCATGCTGGCAG AGCCCAACGACGAGAGTGGTGCCAACGTGGACGCCTCCAAGATGTGGCGGGACGACCGGGAGCAGTTCTACAAGGTCGCCAAGCAGATTGTGCAGAAGTCGCTGGGGCTCTGA
- the SUMO3 gene encoding small ubiquitin-related modifier 3, with protein sequence MSEEKPKEGVKTENDHINLKVAGQDGSVVQFKIKRHTPLSKLMKAYCERQGLSMRQIRFRFDGQPINETDTPAQLEMEDEDTIDVFQQQTGGSRVASCLSGSGL encoded by the exons GAGGGAGTGAAGACGGAGAACGACCACATCAACCTGAAGGTGGCCGGGCAGGACGGCTCCGTGGTCCAGTTCAAGATCAAGAGACACACGCCGCTCAGCAAGCTGATGAAGGCCTACTGCGAgcgccag GGCTTGTCAATGAGACAGATTCGATTCAGGTTTGATGGACAACCAATTAATGAAACAGACACCCCAGCACAG CTGGAGATGGAAGACGAGGACACCATCGACGTGTTCCAGCAGCAGACAGGGGGCTCCAGGGTGGCCAGCTGCCTCTCAGGGAGTGGCCTCTAG